The genomic interval GCATAATAACTGTAGAAAGGCGATAGGTCAATGAATCATATCAGATGCAATCCGAAATCTCCTAGTCCTTGTCATTGTTTGAATATAAGGCGGGCTTCCCAGGCGGTAACCCATTTTTATGAAAAGGTTTTAGAACCAAGCGGATTAAAAATAACGCAGTATTCGTTATTGCGGAATCTTGAACCGATAGAGCCAGTTAGCATGAGCGTGCTGGCTAAAATCATGCGCATTGACAGAACTACTCTGAATCGAAATATGAAGCCACTGTTGAATGCTGGTCTAATAAAGGTTAATTCTGGAAAAGATTCGCGTTCCAGACAGGTGATGCTCACCGAAGCTGGTAAAGTCGCGTTGAGTAATGCTTGGGCACTATGGGCTGAAGCACAAACATTAATGGAAGAATATCTGGGAGTAACAGAATTAGAGGGCTTCGAAAAATTGCTTACAAAACTAGAAGGTATGGCTTAGGCAAAAATCTACGTGGGTAGAAATACTTATAAAGAGAAGTTACTTATT from Desulfosporosinus sp. Sb-LF carries:
- a CDS encoding MarR family winged helix-turn-helix transcriptional regulator; this translates as MNIRRASQAVTHFYEKVLEPSGLKITQYSLLRNLEPIEPVSMSVLAKIMRIDRTTLNRNMKPLLNAGLIKVNSGKDSRSRQVMLTEAGKVALSNAWALWAEAQTLMEEYLGVTELEGFEKLLTKLEGMA